The Salvelinus fontinalis isolate EN_2023a chromosome 24, ASM2944872v1, whole genome shotgun sequence genome has a segment encoding these proteins:
- the LOC129822377 gene encoding sodium- and chloride-dependent GABA transporter 2-like encodes MEERGHWGSKTEFLLAVAGNVVGLGNVWRFPYLCYKNGGGAFLVPYLVFVMTCGVPLFLLETAMGQYTQEGGITCWKRLCPLAEGIGYAGQLILLYSCMCYIIILAWSLFYLVFSFSAQLPWASCTNPWNTDDCVDFSSQNRTFNWTGQMNSTSAATEFWERRVLAISGGIEEVGSVRWEVLLCLIVMWVICYFCIWKGVKSTGKVVYFTATFPYAMLLVLLIRGLTLPGAMQGVLFYLYPEPDRLADPQVWMEAGSQIFFSYSVGVGSLTVLGSYNTYNNNCYKDCLWLCLLNSGTSVVAGFAVFSVLGFMAHEQGVPIEEVAESGPGLAFIAYPQAVAMMPLPQMWAACFFIMIILLGLDTQFVAMEVVMTSVSDLFPTVLRRTGRRELFLLFFCLTCFFFQLIMVTEGGMYVFQLFDYYACNGTCVLFLSVFETLAMGWIFGAERMYGVIEDMTGMRPNPIFKLCWLYMTPLVSLVSFICSLVEYQPLTFNRWYVYPGWVYVLGWLLALSSIVLVPGWALLQICTGTGSLRERFLHLCRPDHDLPLTRKRKAVLWSRDGCTHDCSRGKHRQMN; translated from the exons atggaggagagaggtcaCTGGGGCAGCAAGACAGAATTTCTCCTGGCCGTAGCAGGGAACGTGGTGGGACTAGGTAACGTGTGGAGGTTCCCCTACCTCTGCTACAAAAATGGTGGAG GGGCGTTCCTGGTGCCGTACCTGGTGTTTGTGATGACCTGCGGGGTGCCCTTGTTCCTGCTGGAGACGGCCATGGGACAGTACACTCAGGAGGGGGGCATCACCTGCTGGAAGAGGCTGTGCCCACTGGCCGAGG GTATTGGCTATGCAGGGCAGTTGATCCTCCTCTACAGCTGCATGTGTTACATCATCATTCTGGCCTGGTCTCTGTTCTATCTGGTCTTCTCCTTCAGCGCTCAGCTCCCCTGGGCAAGCTGCACCAACCCCTGGAACACTG ATGACTGTGTTGACTTCTCCTCTCAAAACCGTACTTTCAATTGGACCGGACAGATGAACTCAACCTCTGCAGCCACTGAATTCTGGGA gCGTCGTGTGCTGGCCATCTCGGGGGGTATAGAGGAGGTGGGCAGTGTCAGGTGGGAGGTGCTGCTCTGTCTCATCGTCATGTGGGTCATCTGCTACTTCTGCATCTGGAAAGGGGTCAAGTCAACAggcaag gTTGTATATTTCACTGCTACCTTCCCCTACGCGATGCTGCTGGTACTGCTGATCAGAGGCCTGACTCTGCCAGGGGCCATGCAGGGGGTCCTGTTCTACCTCTACCCGGAACCAGACCGGCTCGCTGACCCCCAGGTGTGGATGGAGGCCGGCTCCCAGATCTTCTTCTCCTACAGTGTGGGAGTGGGCTCCTTAACCGTGCTGGGCTCCTACAATACCTACAACAACAACTGCTACAA AGACTGCTTGTGGCTGTGCTTGCTGAACAGCGGCACCAGTGTGGTTGCTGGGTTCGCAGTCTTCTCAGTCCTGGGGTTCATGGCTCATGAACAGGGCGTCCCCATTGAGGAGGTGGCGGAGTCAG gtcctgggctggcgttcaTAGCGTACCCCCAGGCAGTAGCCATGATGCCCCTGCCTCAGATGTGGGCTGCTTGTTTCTTCATCATGATCATTCTACTGGGTCTGGATACACAG TTTGTTGCCATGGAGGTGGTGATGACGTCGGTATCAGACCTGTTTCCCACGGTGCTGCGGAGGACTGGGCGCAGGgagctcttcctcctcttcttctgtcTCACCTGCTTCTTCTTCCAACTCATCATGGTCAcagag GGTGGAATGTATGTGTTCCAGCTGTTTGACTACTACGCCTGTAACGGAACCTGTGtgctcttcctctctgtgttcGAGACCCTGGCCATGGGATGGATATTTG GTGCAGAGCGTATGTATGGTGTAATAGAGGACATGACAGGGATGAGGCCTAACCCCATCTTCAAGCTCTGCTGGCTCTATATGACCCCTCTGGTTTCCCTG GTGTCATTCATCTGCTCTCTGGTGGAGTACCAGCCCCTGACCTTCAACCGCTGGTATGTGTACCCAGGATGGGTGTATGTTCTGGGCTGGCTGTTGGCCCTCTCCTCCATCGTCCTGGTCCCCGGGTGGGCCCTGCTGCAGATCTGCACCGGGACAGGCAGCCTTAGAGAG CGTTTCCTCCACTTGTGTCGGCCAGACCATGACCTCCCGTTGACCCGGAAGAGAAAGGCTGTCCTCTGGAGCAGAGATGGATGTACTCATGACTGCAGCAGGGGAAAGCACAGACAAATGAACTGA